The following DNA comes from Tachypleus tridentatus isolate NWPU-2018 chromosome 9, ASM421037v1, whole genome shotgun sequence.
TGAATCTATGAGGTTCATACTGATTTACCCATTCGAAGTTAACTTCAGATTCATACTGTTTTGCATGAGCAAAACTGATTCATACATTCATACTATATTTACAGGCAAacctacattttatttaaaatacaaaatttatgcCTTAGGAATATGAAAAGCCATATTCTAAGCAtgctatttttcttatatttcaggCTAACATGCTGAGTTTTGAGCCCGCTCCCTGGTTACCACGTTTGGAACACCATATTAGTCTAAAAAACTATTCAAAAAATAATCGTTGGAATCTTATGAAAGCAACTATGGAATACCGCGATCTAGATTACATGTTTTCAAGTAAGCTGTCTCAGAAGATATATGTCACCTGCTTAAATTGTAAGGTGTACAAGCTAACTCAACAAGTATCTTTTAAGctattgaaaacattatattaaggctacaactatttttaaaatttaacttttgtctgttgttgtttttctaaagcacaaagctgcacaataagctACCTGTACTGTCATCATTACTAATATCTAAATCCGGTTTCTATCTATGTGAACATTTTGACTTAATCAAGTATTAAGTGTATTTATACTCAAAGCTGTGTTACAATTGctgctaattttgaactaaagATCTGCTTAGGAATAATTTGGTTGATTACTTCACATTTCCGTGAAAAGCTATAGAAGGTTTTAATCGTCCCAaagtttgaagtgataaactaaaggaaaaaaGAAACAGCTACTTAACAGCTCcgatctccaactcttgggccaaCCTTTTTCAGACAGAATAGCGGGATTTTTctcttacatttaaatatatccaTTGCTGAAAAGTGCAGTATGGATTCACTATTACTAGGTCATACCTGAACCTAGATAGGAATGGACAAATGAAGAAATGACAGACTTAGCATGCGCGAGGCTCCGAACAACAGGGTATTCAAACCCCATAGCCATCAAATGAATTGTGCATTTCAGGGGCTCTTCTCCCAGTCTcaggtatacatatatattaaagtaagcatcgcattattttattttattttattttatttcaaggcTTAAAATTCTGtaatagcaaaatataaaaacacaacaattgTTATGAATAGTGACAAACCTCACTTGTCTTGTTTGTGCTAAATATCAGCACTAGATGCGGTATGATTTGAAATGGCATTGATTGtgctttaaaatatgtattacattacTTCATCAAATTTACATTTCGAGTTAAATTTGTtctgttgaaaataataaaaaaatgatatgtatatttgtacatatataagTAAAGTCCCAAAGTGGGGCAGCGTAAGTCTATgaacttacaacgccaaaattcgaggttcgaattaaaaacacacactacAAGTAACCATTTTAATTATGACGGTATCAGGTAAGAAAGATAAAGTAACAAAATAGCGTTACACCTGTAGTTAGTTAAGACAGGTGAAGTAATATGTATTACAACCTCTGCTACATCAGGTGAGAAAGATGAAGATGTACGACATGCGAAGTAACACCCGTAATATGAGATGAGAAGGATGAAACACAAGACATGTTGCGCAACACCCGCCGTATCAgggagataaaattaaataataaaatacatgacGTATCTTTTAACAAAACCATTTTTTGTTGCGCTACTatcctgaaaaacaacaacataaacacaaaataagtgAAAGTTAGTAGTTCAAACTTCAGAGCTTATATTATCAAATACAAAATTTGGTCTTTTAAATTTATCAAGTGCACAAGAGTTATGTCCTATCTTTAACATTCGAACTGTAATTTGTTCTTCCTTTCCTTACAAATATTTCCCTCCTAGAAACAAGTGGACGCATTTTGGCTTTTCACAACAAATGTAACGAGATATGATTTGGAAGGCCATTTTTTCCCTCACCAGTTGTTAAACGGTAAATCTAAAATCTTGTAGCGCTAAAAGTAGGGTATCGAACCCGTGGTTGAGACAGAAGAGATAGCCTCTTGTATAGCTTTGGCTTAACAAAAATACAGGCAGTGTCTTTCTTTCAATAAATGACTCAAATATAAAAATCTTAGATCGAACACaagtttcaatttaaaatttcCCTGATTTCTGAGAATACAAAATTCCTTGTCATTAAAGGGTTAAAAGTTTTGCACTTGACAAATTGTGATCCATGAAAACTTAAACGACCTGTTATATAAAAAGCAACTAATTATAGTGTTTTCATATAGATTCCAGCTACCATGCCGTTGTTGTAAGTTTGTTCATCAAGCGACGCACTCCAGCGCTAGCACTGTGCGTTCTGACTCCACTATTACTTAGCCTAGTTCTCAGCTTACTGACCTTTTGGATTCCTCCTACATCATCAGTGCGGTCAGCAGTTGCTGTAACTGGCGTTTCTGCATCTCTTGGGGTTCTTCTAACGTTAGCACACATACTTCCTTCTACAGGAAGAAGCCGTCCTATGTTAGGTAATTTCTGTGATCGTCCAAATCTGGGATTTAACGTTTATATGTTATAAGGTGTTTATAGgttttaatttatgttacatttaacaGCTGCTTGACTTATCTTTCTTTGGAACTACATTTCTCTGTCCAAATTTTTTTtgcacacattttttttattaaggatGAAGtagaaaaggaagaaaaatgcattcataaaaaatgttatatacgAAGAAAAAATTCAATAGGTTATTCCGAATGAAGAAATAAACTGGAGTTCATAGTTAATCCATGCCAAAATTTTCTCACCAACTTATAGTATGTCACTTATAATTAACATGGAAAAAGATACAGTATGCAGGTATatacgaaataataaataaataataaaacattcacagGTATAACTAATATAAGAAATagataagagaaaaaaattaatacataagatgcaactaataaaacagaaaagtatCATGCTATTTttagaaattagaaataaaaaagtattttgaacattaataaataacagaaaataaaatataatttttgtaccGTTATTTGCTTACACCTTTAAATTATTTAGGgtgaaaataatgtaatgtttttatgCCGTAgattaaatttaaagtttttaattttatttttttacgttaTATTTGAACTAATGATTATTTTCTATTCAATTTGCAGTTGATTTTGTAAGTGCAGTCCTGTTGGTGACGCTTTTGTCAGTTATTCATACGGTCATAGCATTAGCAATCAGAAAACTGAATGTTTCATACCCGCTGATTCTTGAGCAACTGAACGACCTTCCTGAATGGTTAATTCAATTTCTCAGCCTTTCAACCTATAGTACGACTAAGGAAGCAGAAGAAAGATTTCTGGTCATGGAAAGTAATACAGATGTTCAAGAAACATCTTCCCACGCGCTAGTAGACACAGACATGTCGACACGCGACAAAGATCGtataaaatggaaaattttcATGTTACTTATCGATCGTTCGTTTTTctggttttatgttttatttagtgtcgttttgtttattataattctcTCTTCCGAATGATGAGAAATGTGTATACATCTAAATTATCTTTAGTAATACTCCCTGACAAATTTATAGATATTCAGGCATATCTCTGTATCTTTTCTTTTCGTGTGTGGTTAACAATTTACAGAAACATAGTGGTAATCTGTGTAGTGACATAATATCGCCAGATTTACGCTACGAGTAGACACATGTACAggatttatataattttgtggtCAAAAGCAGCTTTTAAGAAGTTATTCTGACTAAAAATCCAGTAGAAACAGTTCCTGATTATGTATGACTACAGGTTTATCTTTAGAATGAAAACTGAGATTCTAAGTGTGAACCAATAATAGTTAATTGTATgccatataataataaaattgttttctggagttgtctttaatttaattatataattttgttataattttatgaatttaatgGAACAAAAACATTAGTGTAAAAATTAGTTTCTTTGAATATTGAATTTTCAACTTCTTTAATCATTTCTTTGAGGAAACAATAGAAAGGTTCAATTATCATctgccacccagtggcacaggggtatgtctgcggatgtatactgctagaaaccgagtttcgatactcgtggtgggcagagcacagatagttttttgtgtagctttgtgctcaacataaaagcaaaacaataatcgtctgttatttctttatgaaataataaacctGCTTAACTATCATCTGTCATTTCTTGGCGAACATAAAAACACTGAGGAACTGTTTCTGTCATTtcttggccaggtgggtaaggcactcgactcgtaattctagggttagtggttcgaatccccgtcacactaaacatgctagtcctttcagctgTAATGTGACCGTAAATCCCActcactattcgtgggtaaaagagtagctcggaattcaaaccaaactgtcATTTCTTTATGAAAAGTGTTAATCAATTATAGTTGTTTAACTtatgaaaacaacagaaaaattgaACTACCTCTGTCGCTTCTCCATAAACATAACAGAAATGTTCAACTTTCTTCAGGAATTCAATAAAAATCaactgtttttgtaatttcttctTGAAATCAATATAAATTCAACTATCATGTCTCATTTTTATGAACgtaataaaatgataaactatTTTTGACATTTTCTTGTAAACGCAATgcaaaaattcaacatagaaaAAATTCATCTGTCGTTTATTTACGAACACTGGGAAGTCAAAACTGACGGGATAAATACTTAATCCCCGCCCCATAGGTTGCTTTAACCTCAGATTTCAtagttaactgaaataaataagttttgcGAAATCAAGCTTAGCCTGCAAAGAGTTAAAAACGTGCAGTTGAGGTATTCAAACGTTGGTAAATTCCTCTGAGAGCCAATTAAAGTTAAGATAATTCATGGAATGAATTCATGGTACATTCATTGAATAATTATTCAGTTAGATTAAAAAACTTCTAATGTATAGAAAACtcagtgcgttttggtaacactatGATGCaataatggcttttatgtcatgttgggtataacctaatattattaTCAATCTATGTATTGAAACTATAAAttgaaatgtatagacaataaTGGAATAACATTTCTTTTCAGAAATTAGGGTGCAGTTAATTTCAGGAAATCACTGAAATCGTTAACTGAGATGTAGACCCCACAAtctttttttctgtgtgtgttgtttatttactataataCTATACTTCTCTCTGCTGTCAAAGAACTTGGATTCATCTTTAGAGAGAACAGTTCACCAGATTTGATAATTCTAGTTTTTGTGGTCCATAATGGACCTTTGGTTTGGTTACCTCCATTCAGAAGCAGCGTTTGAGCAGTTACGTGTCCACTGAAACCACTTCCTTCTATTGTTTATCTTACACTTCTCGAGGTAAAAATTACACCTGCATTCACTCGCGCACTACAGGATTAAAATTAGCATGTCATgacgtttttattgttgttaatgtaGCTCAATAAGCTTGACATCAAAACCTGTTTTATAGTTAAAAGTTTTTATAGTCTCTAACTGAGTTATTACtttcgaaaaaaaaattaaaattctaaattttcacTTGTCTGTGTAAATTGACGCCCTTGAAATTGATcatttcaggttttctttctacCTTTATTCGGTTTTATCAGCGTCTAGCTAATAACAAACACATACTAAAGAAATTGGCAAGCCAGAATATAGACATAAAATCTTCATTGTTCTTATTTTTCCAAGTTTTAAACAAATGTCAAACATATGACATGCCCCTCTAACATTATTTTGACTTTCAAAAAATGCCAGTAATTCCTTCTGTCATTGCTACTgacttatttacaaaaaaaaaagtgtgttgttgaatttttttacaaGTTGCTTTAGACAAGTTAGTTTGTTTACCTTTCTTAAGTAGatatttaacttcatatttattgtttacgATTCTGGTGTACAACTTATAGcaggtaaaaaaaaatctaacctaTTTATAATATAGTTAGAAAGAGAGTTAAATTATGATAGCTTTGCGAAATTATATTATAGTGCCCGatatatcttttgtattttaaaatgcatatttaaaacaAGTATGTGGGCAAAGAACTAGGTTTAGTGCCTCGTCTTTGACGTCAAAAGGCCCAAGTCcagatataaatacaaattttcgtcatttttgtatgtgtattttatatttgttgttatacaagTAATAACAGAAAAGTTAGGTTACATAAGAAATcctaaacgaaaaaaaaaagtgaaaaactcTCGTGATACTTGATAGCGTGGCGTGATTGTAAATCGATCATTTACTTACATAAAGTTATAACATAAACCCAGATAACTTAACGCTACTTTTGAAGAGTTTCGATTTTCTATCTcaaccactatatatatattaacagtacTAGTTTCAGTTACCCTCTTCAGAGTCTTGCATGCAGTTTGTACTGAAACAAGAAACTTCATGTAGTGTATCATTTGTCATGTAGCATTTTCAGTCCCTCTAGCTAAAGctataacaaacaacaaatactgtcatagtttgtttgtttttacttggtAGTTATTTCGATTTAGGTTATTCCGAGGTAAACCCCGGAAAATAATGGGAGCGCACAGAAATGACTGTTTGTACTTTTATAGACTTTATACTGATGTAACATTTACTGATTGGTTGGATGGCATTCTTCTCGTATTTGTTCTTTATAATCTTTTATACATCAcagtttccataattatttccaatactgtaaaagtaaaactataatttttgttatttgggAACACAATGGAAATGTTCAACCATTCCCacatgtttttgtattgtttgttttgaatttcatgcaaagctacacgacaacTATCATcgcgagctgtccctaatttaggagtgtaagacaagaaggaaagcaactagtcatcaccacttatcgccaactcttgggctaccttttaccaacgaatagtaggattgaccgtaacattataatactcccacggctgaaagggcgagcatgttctggTGTtcagggggattcgaacctgcgacccccagattacgaatcaagtgtcCTAACTGCCTGGCAATGCCGAGCCTACTTTTGTGAAGATAATAGAAATGTTCAACTATGTTACAGAAGTACTGAAACCTGTATGTTCCATATTTAATGATTAGATTATGATATTTCCTcgaaaatgttctgtttcaaaagtaaataaggccgaaatttaaattaacaaatattttcatttcttgcttttgaagtctATGTATCACGCTACGTAATAGCCTACAGAatacataattcttctcgtgattcataacATGCGCACTTTCTACTAACGTCACGACAGtgcaaattgcaacgttaagcatcccttatgtgacgtcgttttaatgtctactgactgactgctAGACCCATACTATATTGTgatgcgagtggttaaaacacgTGTCCCAAGTCCAGGCAGCCTTTGGTCCTCTTTCAGGGAAATAATAGATAATAAAGCTATGAAGAACTCTAGAGTAGTTTCTGAGCTTGAAGACTGTAAATAAATCACTTGGAATTGAAGAACTTTGGAAaagacattagtattagacctattacattttaaactaCTACATTCTCAATCTAagggcccggcttggccaggtgggttaaggcgtttaactcgtaatctgaggatcgcgggttcgaatccctgccacaccaaacatgctcgccctttcagccgtgggggcattataatgtgacggtcaatcccactattcgttggtaaaagagtagcccaaaagttggcggtaggtggtgatgactagctgccttcccttcttaATCTAGGCTCTTAAGCATTTTCAAGACTTAAAAGATTGTATCATAATAATTTTTCCAACATCACCATGTCTGTCATATCCAATGTTGCCGATGTCCACAACAACAATTGTATTAGTGTGTACGTTTTTAACAAGCTGATAGAGAATGATTACAATTTTACTTGATACGTTACGTTAGCATTAAGTTTACTATATGATGTcgtatcaaattatttatataaatagtgtttcgaTCACTGctatatttgttgattttaaccGCCTTGAAGAGTTCTAGATCGAGTAAAACTCGTCGTAGGCAACgaatataagaaatataatgtagttagaatataattattaaacacttcactaatgcttgaatatttataagatcaagaatgtaatgtttaaaaacattggtcttattgttgaaatattaaggTTAAAATGATTTCGCACATACAGGATGAATAAATCTGGATGTTTTTTAGATGCAGGTTGTAAAATTTTACTTTGTGCTTAGAAGTCTCATTGGATTTATCTTTGTttctgttgaatttcgcgcaacactacttgaggattatctgcgttagccatctctaatttaaagATGGTAGACTAGAGGAAATATAGTTACTCAACATTGTTCActgttaactcttgagctactctttaacaataaaaactgggactgaccgtcactttataacaccttcACGACTGAAAGATGCTTTCTATTACGTGATTCGAACTCGCAAATTACGAGTAAATAACAACCAGGTTAAGCCAGGAAATTTGCGTCTTATAATGGGTAGTCAAAATCTTTCTTGTACTTCCTGAACGAGTTATTtcataagaaaatgttttcatattcaaTTGATTTTTAGCTAGAAGAAGTTGAAAAGCTAACTGCTCGATGAGGAATCttgaaataatgcaataaatTTTTGGAGAATCCTCTTATTAAATCACACCTCTGCAAACTCATGACGTTTGGTTACTTCAAAATATCACATGCGTAGAGTTATGTTTCAAGACTTAGCAGGAATACGTGTTATTTTTTAAGCACGAAATATGTTGAAAAACTTTTACAACAGCTACAAGGGTCGGCTGTGAAGCATTTCaaactatttattatgttaactaTAGTAATATACGTTTAATCTTTCTGCTGGAAAAAATGTCtgataattataatacatataattacctgtaagtaaatactagaatagtttACTAGATAATCCTTTCTTTCGAATtaaacttaacaactactaaaaGATCTGTATGGTTAAAGCTACAGAGAATTTACTAGATAGTAGTCAGATAATTGTATTAAGTAGAGTTTTTGgagattttattataaaatagccAGTGGACATTAGTAGCTCGAGCCTCAGAAGAATTCTGCACATAGTCATAAAATAGGTTTTTCTTGACTTTAAGGAATTTTTTATAGTTAATGGTTAGagttcatttgttgttgttgctacTTTGATTTTAATAGGTGGTGTTTTCGAGAATGTTCTACACTAGTCTACAGAAAATTCATATAACTGTAATGAAAACTAATTATGACGAATTCTGAATGTTCCTCAACAGTTACATAACCAAAGAGAATATCTATCTTGATAAAATCTGTATGATCTTCAACAGATGTATAACTATAACGTAAgcaaaacttcttttttttttattccacttCGAATTCCTGACCATTGGACAATTTAACATATCCATCGTGCTTTTATGACTGAAAGCATATGTTACGGTCCTTTACAAGGAATACTACTCGTATAGCAAAAACGATAAACTGTGTAGAGCAATATAacacagtatttaaaaaaaaatgaagctTTCATTGTTTCCCTTGGAAGTCGAAACATTGGCAgaatgattaggataatgaatgACTCCAAAATCATACTCTAGGCTACTTAGAACAACATACTCATCCCTAAAGTTATGAAAGAGATCCTTCTAACCCAAAATAATACAATGTGGGCATATCTCATAAAGAATATAATAAGCAAGAAATTAGATCTTTTAAATGCTTACTTGCTTCCAGACACAACGTCAAACATACTTCTAATTTTATGAAAGACGTTTGAAGAAAGGGGAATCTCATTGGACCTCCTACTTGTTATGTCCACAGCTCCAATAAACTTTTGTGCTTTGGGTCTGCTAAGATGTGAACACGAAAGCCGATGTCAAAGTTTAGTGAAAAGGCTGGGAAACTGTTAGAATAATGTATTGTATGAGAGTGACCCCGTAAAAGCGTGCTACAAAAGAATTCGTAGGGTAATAGTGCTTAACCATGGTTATCAGATTTTGCATAATCAGCAAGGAAGACAATAATTCTAATATTAACACAGGACCTGAAACATCGTTCTTATGAAGTGCTGTTAACCCTCACGAGAGTTCGGAATTATTTGAGAATATAAATAATGAAGATCAGTAGTTCCCTATGTAACAGTTTCCTCGCCTCGCGAaagaatgaaaaaggaagacataCTAGTGAACCTAAACCAATCAAAAAAATTTATGGACAGTAAACAAACGTATTCTTCATTCGATGACCTATAATGACCTATATCAACTTTACCAGATTGCTACCTATCTATCAAGTATTACTGACCTGGTTACTAGGCGCTATagttatatattctttttttctgGTAGAGTAGGGGAATTAAGAGAAATGTGAAGTTATCATGTGAAATAATCATATCATATATGTACAGCTCCTGTCGTGTAAATCCCTACATTATCGTACATGTGAAAAATTAGTTGATTGAACACAGCATTTACAATCTGTATTTGACGTACAAGAACTAATAGTTGTaaaaaaatttattgttacaAGAGGATGTGAACAAATTAATAGTTAAACAAAATATCACTTTGCAGTTGAGTTTGCTATTGAAAAGATGGCGCTAcgatatgaaatataaaatatcgaACCCAAACTGGcaaaacaactttatttatttttatatcttaatgtAAAGAACGATATGTCTATACAAGATTAGTTGATACTCTATATGTTGGTGCTCAGATATGATTAGCTAAAATATACATCTCAGTAGTCAGTCATGGTTAGTTAAACATTTATATCtcagtaaataaatattctatatctCAGTTGTCAGACATGATTAGCTATTAACATATATTATCAGCAGTGATTAGGAAAGATTGAAAATGACTTGTACCTCAGTCATCAAATAAGGTTGAAGATTATCTGAAGTCAGACGTGGTGGTTCATAATTTATACCTCAGTAGTGAGACACGATTGATGGTAGTCTGTATTTCTGTAGTCGGTCAAGATTGAAGATGATCTGTATCTCCGTAGACATACAAGACTGACATAtgattttcttttaacaaatgcaattgaaaatttaaattgtgCTTTCTTTGAAGTTAGATTTGATGTTAAATGCATATAAAAGTCAAAAACCAAGTAGCTGCAAAAAACACcgaaattattttgttaatctgGCACATAAACTTAAACCATAATTAGCTACTTCGTAACACATATTTAAAATCTTCGTGCATTTAAAAACCAGAGCATTTACccattttccattatttattagGTTTTCATGACTTTATTCAAACATAGGTTTAGTAAACTTCTACATTTTATGAAGCTCAGATTATAAAATAACGAAACTCTCGATATTTtgctaaattaataataaaatgttgaaattagTGAAAGCAAAAAGTCCTAAAATAACTTACAGTTAACAATGTATTTCACTTTATGCCTGCAAGAGTATTTTACAAATCAATCACGTAATCAGAAATGATTCGATATTAAAAACATCACCTTCACTAACTCTTGTTTTGTTTCCTAGACAGCCCAAAATACCAGCGGATTTACTCAGATTAACAGTTTCAAAAATTTCTGGTTTCAGTCTTTATATGTACGTAATTAGACTTTAATCTTAGTAACTATAAATCGCACTTAAATGCAGAgagacgattgtttgtttgtttgtttgttcttgaaattcgcacaaagctactcgagggctatttgtgctagccattcctaatttagcagtgtaagactagagggaaggcagctagtcatcaccacccaccgccaactcttgggctactcttataccaacgaatagtgggattgaccgtcacattataacgcccccacggctaaaagggcgagcatgtttggcagaGAAACGAAGGGGGAGATCCTTCAAATTAGTTTAAACTACTTTGATCGCTTTTAAAAATGATGTCTAAtctgtaatgttaatttttctaCAGCGCGTTATTTCTAGAACAAAAAAGCGAATTTTGCTATTCTGTCTAATGAAAACTGAAGTAAATGTGACGGAAACTTCAAAATGCGATGCATTTGGTACCAAATTAAATAACACGATAATtatcaaaatcatatttttctgaatgaaaataaataatactggTAATTAATTAACTTCgtgtttttacaaaaaca
Coding sequences within:
- the LOC143225786 gene encoding neuronal acetylcholine receptor subunit alpha-5-like, giving the protein MFKNGPVVLFVFILSVGFHTICFTERTEGENQITESELISQILKKTDKNIAPPGTYNTTQKISFLFSLLFVLDLEEKAGILKTVAVPIMYWTDKRLYWSTKEASGIWYIRVPSEKIWKPHFSVLNRGKMEEIGANNPTILSSGGTLASPFLENIYSVCVPDLRYFPFDQQNCDIIFGSSELEANMLSFEPAPWLPRLEHHISLKNYSKNNRWNLMKATMEYRDLDYMFSNSSYHAVVVSLFIKRRTPALALCVLTPLLLSLVLSLLTFWIPPTSSVRSAVAVTGVSASLGVLLTLAHILPSTGRSRPMLVDFVSAVLLVTLLSVIHTVIALAIRKLNVSYPLILEQLNDLPEWLIQFLSLSTYSTTKEAEERFLVMESNTDVQETSSHALVDTDMSTRDKDRIKWKIFMLLIDRSFFWFYVLFSVVLFIIILSSE